The following nucleotide sequence is from Vibrio fluvialis.
GACGTCGCTTGAGGCTTCGCCCGGTTCGTCATCGTCCTTGCGGCCCCGGCCCGTCAGCTTTTTCTTTTCGCAGATCTTGGACGTTTCTATCGCGCGGTCGAATTCGAATTCCGTCGCATACCCTTCCAGCGCAACCGGCTTGTTTTCGCGGCTTCCCTCTGCAGCGTCGTCCACCTTGTGTCCGGGCGGCCGGTTTGCGCCCGAGCCGTTACCCAGGCCGTTGCCGCTTACCTTGGTATAGAAACTGGGATGGTAGAAGACGACGCGTTCGGGAACATTCATAGGTATATATCTTAATCCTATGATTTCGTGAACGAGCATGGTTTGGCTGTCTGCATCGATATACCCCTTCACTCTCATTCTTGCATCCTCCAATGCAGGAGGGTCGAATCGAAAGCTCCAGCGCCTGTACTGTCCCACATCGTATCCGTGATTCAGCTGGTAGGCGCCTATGCTGTCGTAGGAGCGTCTGGCCTCGGGATCCATCAATATCCAGGCGAACAGTCTTCGAAAGCCATAGTCGCTAAAAAGCTCTTTATTGCCTGAGAAGCTGTCCAATACGTTGATGATGGTTCTATCGCTTTCTTCGTCGTACTCTGGGCTGTATTCGATATTCAGCAGGTCGTGCTCCAGGGCCGTTCTAGCCAGGTAGCCATTTTTAAAGAAGAGCATTCTCGCCAGCTCGAACTGGGGAAGGTAAACCGTGGTGCCGTCGGCCAGAGAAAACACAAAGCAATATTCTCCAGCCTCGCTTTTTGCAAGCCGGTCGCGGGCAGGGCAATCACAAATCCGCTCAACAGACCATTCGCGAGTCGTAGATATGACAAAGCTCTTTTCCGAAGACTCCTTGAAGTAGTAGTCGTAAGTCGGGTTTATTTTCCGTTTTCGCACCAGGACAGGTGCATTCGACAGGGTGGTTGAATCTTTTCCATTATCCCCTTTGGGATGAATACTAAGATTGATGCCCCACTGGATAGCGCCCTTTTTGCGATATAGGTTTCCGATACCGTTGATCCAGGTATCGTCTTTAAATCCTTTGAGTTGGATACTTCCGTTCAAATCCCTAGAACCTCCTTGAGAAAACGGCAGGCCTGCTCGGTGAGGCGCTCTTCGCTCAACCCGGACCACCTAAGCATCTGCCAGCGCTTCAACGGTTCGCCGTTCCGCGTTATCCGTATGGCGGTGCGGGTCATTCTTCTTATTTGATATTCAAATATATTTTCACAATGGCGATCAAAAAACAAACTGCACAAAGGTAGTAGATCCAGATGCTTTTCTATCCCGGCTTTGTGCTCCAATCGGTTCAAATACCAGTTCCTTGAGCGCCGAGGATCATCCAGGCGCAATTCGCTCTCATTGCGCAGCGAGATCAGAATTTTGAGCGTTTCCACGTCTCGCCTATGCCAGTCGACCTTGGTCTGGTGTTTCGGCTCCGGCACCTTATGGCTTCGGTTTACTTCCAGCAGCCATTGTCTGTCTCGGCGATACAGCCAGGCGTATATATCCCCGAATCCGCTAAGACGAGCCCGTTTGGTACCATGCTCTTTCACGGCAGCCAGCCACCTGTTGCGATATTTGCTCAACTCGCTTTCGCCCGTTCCTGTCAGCTCCTTGGCCGGAGTTTTCTCGTTCGGTTCGAGTCGCGCAACAACATCAATAACCTCGGCTACCTTCCACCCCGGTTCCATAAAGGCATGAAGAACTACCAGGTGCTCAAGATAGCTGAATGCCTTGCGGTGTTTGCGGAATATGTTTCTGAGCCAGTTGGTTTCAGTGTTGTCGGACAGGAGTCCGTATCGAGAAAGCCAACCAGCTCCCCAAAACCCTACGACTTTTTCTCGGACAAGCTCATGACGAACCAGAGAACCGCGATTAAAGCTATGATCGGCCGCCAGATTGGCATACCACCGGCTCCATTGGGAAAACTCGGGCGTAACTCTCTGCTCCAGGTTCAACAGCTCACCGATGCTTTGCGCCAACAGGTCGCTCTGCCACTCATCAGGCTGCTGTTCGACCAAAGGGCACACGTCCAAGTCCGCAGCTTGAAACCGGTGCCTGTGCGCATCGTGACGGCGTATTTTCGAATCGACCAGGCTGCCGTGCACCGAACAGCTTTCTGCCCCGGCAACCTGCCAGTCGCGCCGCCAATAGCATTCGCCATGTTTGCTCAACTGCTCGCGAATGCACTCGTGGCAATACCTGAGATACATGGGCTGCTTAATGCGCGAAGCCGCGGCACCGGTCGTGAGGTGCACAAAGCTTTTGCCGTTGGCGGTAAGCTCTCGGATAAGTGCAAAACGACGCGCTTCACCCACAAAAGGCGCATACAAGGGGAAGAGGGTGTTTCTATAGAGTAGGCTCTCCGGCGTGATCCCGACTTCTTCCGGGTAAAGCGCGGCGATGCGCTTAAGGTGGGACGGCAGATCGGATGTGGCCAAAATCTTTCTGTCGCCGAACACCTCCGAAAGCAGTTCCTTCGGCGACACAGTGCCGCTATGAATCCCGTGCCTCGCTATCGTGCTGTAGAGCAGCTCGTCACGATACGGCAGGGGAAAGCCCAGCATATCAGCCCACTTTCTTCAGCCAGCCGAGCACGTCGAACAGCTCGCGTCCCGGCTTCAAATCATCGTAGAGGCAATCCTTTTCCGCCTGGGAGAATTTGAACCTCCAATCGTCGGACGACAAGGTATGCCAGTCGCTTGGTTTCACCGTCTCAGCCTTGGTCTTCTTCGGTTCCGGCGGCTCAGAATACCACTCCAATACAATCTTGCTCAGCTCGGGCATGGAAAGATTGGGAAACTGTTTGAAGACGTTTTCTATCAGCGGCTTCAGCAAATCGGACTCGCAACCCATCGCCTGCAGCATCATGTAAAGCTTGCGCGCCTTTTCGTTGCTGCCGAACGCAGATTCGTCCTGCTTTTCCGCCTGACGTTCTTCAATCAACTTCTGCAGCTCAAGAAGGCGTTTATCCAAAGTGGGCATGCGCAGGTCCGAATATTTGACGATAAGCTTGGGATTGCCACTGCGCAACGCATCCAGCATGGGATGCACCGGCTTGAGTTCCTGCTCGTACACGGTACGCAAAAGCTTGACTGTGATCCGCTCTAGCCCGGTCGATATGGCCCGCATTTGCGCAAGCACGAACAGCTTGACCACGATATCCAGCACGCCCTGAGAAAGATCGAACCAGCAATCGCGGATCTCCTCGTTCAGTATCTCGTCCCGCTTGGTCAGCCACTGGTATTGCCACAGCTTATCGGTAAAGGCCCGCCATTCGGTTCTTTTCGGCTTACCCGTTTTGACATCGATTACGTGCGGTCCGGGTTTCATCGGCTCCCAGAACAGGGAACCGAACCCGGCGCTTCGGCGTCCTGCCTGCAATTCCATTTCGAACATGGGCCTGGCCTTGGGTGTGCCTGCTATCACCACGGGAACGCCGACCACGTTCACCAGAGCGACGAAAAACTCCAGCATCTGCTCCTTGGTTACATTTCGCTTCAGCGTCAGGCGCTGTATCTCGTCGATCACCAGTACGCCTATGGCCCGCTGCGTCGCAACCTGACCCATCATTGAAAGTAGCACCTCTGTGCCCAAACGCTTTTGCGCATACCTTTGTTCGTAGTTAGATTCTATCGTGCGGTCAACCTCGCGGAAAAAGTTGAGGCACAGGCTCTTCAGCGAGCCGTTGGACGGGCACTCTATCCTCAGATAGGGCAATTGAATGAAATTGTACTTCGGGTGAAAGATCACTTCCGGGTAGGTTGCCAGAATCCGATTAAGGGTAGTGCTTTTCCCGCTGCCGGAGCAGCCGATCAATGAAAGGCTTCTTGCGGTGGAGTTGGATTGAGAAAAACGGAAATCGCTGGCCACGCCCTCCTGAATCCTCCGGTAACCTTCCTGCATTTTCGTATTCAATGAGCCGTCCGCGATATTGCGGCCCACATACCCGCCTCGGATCATGATGGATATTTTCTCTTCAAGCTGTTTATGAATGGACAGCGGCTGGAAAAAGTCGTCGAGCAATGCGCTTATCTGATGGGTGCGCAAATGACCCTTTTCGAAACAATCCTTAGGGTCGAAGTCGACCTTACCGCTCAACTTAACCTTGAGGTCCTGCAGGTCCATAATGGGCGGCAGAGCTTCGATAAGCGGGTTGCCCCGGTAGCGGGCAACGCCAGGATCCGTATATATCGCATCAACGAAGTTTTCAGGCAACGGCATCAGTCGTCCTCCCCGAACAGTTCGTCGATATAATCCGGATAGTCGAGGTCGGGATCCTGTTCCGACAGGTGAACAACATCTGCCGGTTTGCTCGTGTCGTCCGGCTCGGGACGCCGCGCCTTATCAGCCCTTTCCTTGGCCTTTTCAGCACGCTTGTTGTCGTTGATGGCTCGGATCCGTTCGGCTTCCGTAAACCAGGAAGTATCCGGCGCTTTCTTTTCCGCCTGGGCAATCTTTTCGATAACAAACTCCTCGTGCTCGCGCTTTTTGGATCCCGCCGCTATTCGGGCTTTGCCCGTGGTTTTCTTCTGTTCGTCACGCAGCTGCCAAACATCCCAGAACGAAGCGCCACAGAATTCTCTCGAACGGTCGGCCAGATTGCACACCCAGTACCTGTTGCTGCCCTTTTCGGGAAAGAGATAGATTCGGTCTGCAACCAGCGGATCGTAAGCCGCTTCCAGGCTTGTCGGGCGCTTCACATCTCTGCCGCGATGCGTCCAGCCCTGCTGCAGGATCTCCAACGAGGTGTAATAGAGTCCGAACAGGCAAACACCGAGTTCCGACAAAGTAGCCTTTAGCCTCGGCAACAGGGCAATGTGAACCGCATCCGGATCCTGCTGATGCAAACGCCCGGTTCTGTGCTGCAGACCCCAGTTCCACAAATGGATCGGCGTCATCGGCAGATCGGTGGGCATATCCGCATCCCTGTCGTACTTCTCGAGCACGGCATGCTGGTTGTGGTACAGCACAGATGACAAGATGATCTGGGCGAACTCTTTCACCGTGAGTCTGGCATCCAGGCGATAGTCCTTGCCGCCGCGCTTTTTCACCCTGTTGCCGGTAACGAACCCGGGAGCAAAAGGCGTAAAGGTCGCCTGAATGGTTTTGAAATTGCGCTCGACTATGCCTTTGGCGTCGCCACGGTAGGGCGCGGCATTTTCGATCCGGACCGCGAAATTGCGTTCCAGATTTTCTATCTGGTGGCCCAGCAGTTCGCCCCTGTCTGCCAGAATGGCGTCGGGCAGGCCCACGCTAGGCCAGTCTTCAGGTTCGATATCGAAACCCAGCTCCCGGCAATAATCCGTCTTGTCGGTCACGGCCATATGCAGGGCCTGCATTGCCGCCGCATAGGAGGGATTTTCAAAACCTATGTAGAAACCGACGACCATACGGCTGAACACGTCTATCACCATGTATACCACGGGCCTGCCGACTATATTGCCGCGTTCGCTGTCCGACACCAGATAGATATCGGCAATGGTGGCATCTATCTCATAGCGGGAGCCGGGACCAAGTACCTGGGTATTGGCGGTGCTGTGAAGCGGCCTGATGCCCTTATTGTATTCGTTGACCGATACCCGCTTTTTCAATACCTCGACTTGGCCGTACTCGCGCTTGTAGAAGTGCATCATCTGCCAGTTGCTGGGCAGCTCCTCTTCCGGCGTATCCGGAAAGTAGTTTCGATACAGGGTGACGAAACGGCGATGGGCATAGGGAAACGAGTGTCCCTTGTCCTTCAGCAGATAGCGGTCGATGGCGATTCGGAACAGGCGTTCTATGGATTCATCAATAAGAGCTCCGACGCCCGGGGTGTACTTGCGAGGGCGGCCGAGTTTCTTGTCCTTCGCAATCCGTTTTTTACCCTTGCCGCCGGAGTTCTTGTAGTCCGGCAGCAGGGCGTTGGCGGTTTGTCCGCGCTGCCAGTAGCGCCGGGCCAGCCGATACAGGGTCTGCTTGGTGGAACCCTGTTCGACGAGAATCCGATTGATGGCCGCACCTCGGCTTTTCGGCTCGTAGAAGTCGGGTAGTTCGAGCAAGGGTTTGATCAAGGCGAAGTTGGTATCCCGCTTGGTTCTGGCGGTTGTTCCTTCCTCCGGCGATTCGAAAGCGAGCTCCCTAAAGGGATCGTCTATGCGATTCAGGGTTTCCTGGTCGATCGCGTCAACAAGTTCGCTCGTCGATGCAAGCTCAGGAAAAGCCGAATCGTCGTCGATATCGATCCACACCAAGCAGTCACCTATCCGCTGCAGCACCCGGTAGCGGCTCTCGCCATATTTCAAAACCTCATTGATTCGAAACAAGATACACCTCCCGGATAAAGCCCAGATCTCCGACCCGCAAGTCCTTCGCCTTGAGCTTGGTGATGGGAATGAAAATATCGAAGGTAAAGTAGCGTTTGGCCAACAGCTTCCTGACCTCGTAGAGGGATTCGCCGAGCAGCAGGTCGTAGGCCGCGTCCAGCTCCTTGCAGATGGCGATTATCGTTTTGTTCGGATTCTTTTCGAAGTGGTGGGCGTAGAACTCGATCTGCTGCAGCGCCAGTTCCATGCCCTCTTCGTCGTCGCGCTGCGCCGGGTAGAACCACTGAATGTTCTTGAAAACGACAGGGGGTATTTCCCGTTCGGTAACCAAATACCAGGGATACTCTTTCTCCGCCCAGTATCTTCGCTCGACTTCCAGCTTTTCGACCGTACGGGCATCGCCAAGTGCCGAAGCATACTTGGCCTGCAACACGAATACGGGCTCATGTTCGTCGGTGCTGTCGACCAGAAAATCCGACGACATATACTGGTCGATGCCGCCCATATTGGAATGCTTGATACCGGCCTCGACCGCCAGCCGACGGGTGGTATCCCGTTCCAAAGGAAACTGTTCGCGTATCTGAGTGACTTCACTATGCCATTCCAGCAGCAGGAAGGCGGCCAGTTCAAGATCCGACAGCAGATGATGGGTGCGTCTCGATTTGTGGCCGAAAACACGGTGGACGCGCCCGAGCGAGGGAAGATCACGCACAGTCAGCCAGGGCTTGTAATCGGCATGCTCGCCGCTGCCGCGTCCCTCTTTAATCCATTTGGCAAACTGGGCCTCGGTAAATCCCTTCTTCTTTGAAGCCATAAAAAACCGCCCTAACCGATTGAATTTTCATCATAGTCAGAGCGGATTCGGTATGCAACTTTATTACTTATTCAAATAACACAGGTACTTAATTTCTTATCAACTAGAAGCAGTTTCTCGCTTTCCAATAACCTTAAGTCCTAATAGCGTTACAGCCAAACCTTCGGCGATATTAAACTGGAACTATTTCCCCAGTTTAATACTCAATGGATTCAAAAGATCGGTACGCATTTTCAAGTTCATCAAACAAAGCAGAGTAACGCTTTCTTAAGGAGTCCGTAAAAGTGGGATTTTCATTACACGCTTTGAGAAGGTATATGGTTCTAAGCTCCGCAAATGAACATACATCTAACACAGTCCGAGCACAATGACCCAATTTAACTGCACTCTGGCGCTCCTCTGACCGTAAGCACCTCTCCCAAATCATTCCGACACCATCACCATCTTTATGTATAAGGTGACTACTCATGCCATAACCGTGAGCCAAAGATATAAAGGCTCTTAATCCAGGACTATCACTTTTTGAAAACTCATTGATAATATGGCTAAACGACCACTTTTGTTCGAGATTGAAGCGTTCATTCTTATTTGTCCCATTTCTTAGTTCATCTACTTCACGATCACTCAAAAGTAAATCATTGAGAGGCCTGTTATGCTTTGCTTCTGAAATTTCTTCAAAGAATTTTTTCACTTTTGAGCTTCTTTTTGCAGCGGTATAATCCGGCAAAATTTCCCAATATTCTTTCGCTTTTTCTAACCTTTCTTCTGTGGAACCTGTTAACAGATACACATATTTCGTCACTCCTTCAATGATAGAGCGATTTATGATCTCGGCGTCCCACTCAAGCCCCTCCTTTATTAAAACCAAAGCACTTGTACTGCTTAACTGGCAGGAAATATATAACTGAGCGGAAACAAAACGTGTTAACGGATGCATACCATCATATGCGACGTCCATGTAAGGCTTGCAATGGTCAAAGTGTTCACCAATGAAATGGCTAGCCAATGCGGCCCATGACTTCAGAATGTCTTCCATTGTTAAAATGGTAATCAAAGAAAATATTGAACCAAAATAACCAGAAAATAAGTTGCTGCCCAGTTTTTATGGCAATTAGGGGGAAATGAAGTTTTCCGAACTCACTATAGCCCAAAGACAGAAGCCGACAAAAATGTCGGCCTCAAGCTCAATATCGGTATGAAACTATATTACTAAGTATGACACTTTAATACTTAGTATGAAACTTTATTCCTCTCCGACACCTTTTTGATTCAACTAATTAGCCTGTTACTCTACGGTCACCGCTTTTGCCAGGTTACGTGGCTGGTCTACGTCAGTGCCTTTGATCAGTGCAACGTGGTAAGACAACAGCTGCATTGGAATGGTGTAGTAGATTGGCGCCGTGATTTCACTCACGTGCGGCATGGTCACAATCTTCATAGTGTCATCCCCTTCAAAGCCAGCCGCTTGATCAGCAAACACATACAGCAGACCGCCACGTGCGCGCACTTCTTCAATGTTGGATTTGAGTTTTTCCAGTAGATCGTTGCTTGGAGCCACCACAACCACTGGCATGTCAGCATCGATCAGCGCTAGCGGGCCGTGTTTCAATTCGCCGGCAGCGTATGCTTCGGCGTGAATGTAAGAAATCTCTTTCAGTTTCAGCGCCGCTTCCAGAGCAATCGGGAAGTATTCGCCGCGGCCCAGGAACAGTGTGTGGTGCTTCTCGGCAAAGTCTTCGGCGATCGCTTCGATCTCTTTTTCACACGCCAGAGCGGTTTCAATCTGTTGTGGCAGAGCGTGTAGCGCTTCAACAATCTCTTTTTCCTGCGCTTTGTCGATCACTTGCTTCTGTTTGCCCAGAGCGGTTACCAGCATCAACAGTGCGGACAGTTGAGTAGTGAAGGCTTTGGTTGATGCCACACCAATCTCAGTGCCAGCGCGAGTCATGAACGCGAAATCTGATTCACGCACCAGTGACGAGCCAGCCACGTTACAGATGGTCATTGCCGCCATGTAACCTTTTTCTTTCGCCAGACGCAGAGCAGCCAGCGTATCCGCAGTTTCACCCGACTGCGACAACGTGATCAGCAGGCTGTTTGGACGCGTTACAAATTTGCGGTAGCGGAATTCAGACGCGATTTCCACGTCACAGCTGACACCAGCCAGAGCTTCAAACCAGTAACGTGCTGTCATACCTGCATTGTAAGAGGTACCGCAAGCGACGATTTGTACGTGTTCAACTTTGTTCAGAATGTCCGCCGCGTGCACACCAATGCTTTCGGTAACCACAGAATCTTTGGTCAGGCGACCTTCCATGGTGTTGATCAGCGCTTTTGGCTGTTCGAAAATTTCTTTTTGCATGAAGTGACGGTAGTGCCCTTTGTCACCCGCATCGTGTTCAGCATTTGATTCCACGATTTCACGTTCAACCGCTTCACCGAACGTGTTGAACACTTTCACTTCACGGCGAGTCACTTCTGCCACGTCACCTTCTTCCAGATACATAAAGCGGCGAGTCACGCTCAGCAGCGCCAATTGGTCTGATGCCAGGAAGTTCTCACCCACACCGAAACCAATCACGATCGGGCTGCCAGAACGCGCTACCACTAAGCGGGATGGATCTTTACGATCAACCACAACCGTACCGTACGCGCCTTCCAGCTGTTTTACCGTTTTCTGCACCGCTTCCAGCAGCGAACCTGCAGTGCGCAGTTCCCACTCCACTAGATGGGCAATCACTTCGGTATCGGTTTGTGACTCAAACACGTAACCGCGCTCACGCAACTGTTCACGTAGTACTTCGTAGTTTTCAATGATGCCGTTGTGTACCACAGCGATATCACCAGACATGTGCGGGTGTGCGTTGATTTCAGATGGCTCACCGTGAGTTGCCCAGCGTGTGTGCGCAATACCCGTACCGCCCGCAACGTGCTCCGCTTCAACGGCATCCGCCAGCTCTTGCACTTTACCCAGGCGACGAACGCGCGTCAGCTGACATTCACTGTCTACCACTGCCACACCAGCAGAGTCGTAACCGCGGTATTCCAGACGGCGTAGGCCTTCCACCAGAATTTCAGCGACATCACGTTGTGCTACTGCACCAACAATTCCACACATGTTTATTACTCCGTAACTATTTTTGTTTCAGCTTCTCTGCGGCATTCCAGCCGGGGCAGCAAGCAAAAGGCCCGTCAGAGAAGGAGGGTATTTGTTATGCTCAGGCCCGAATCACTCGGACCTGATGAGATTCAATTTGCGCCGCGTACTCGTCGGGTAACTCTTTATCAGTGACCAGCACATCGATATTGTCCCACGCCAGTTCTAAGTTCGGGATTCTGCGGCCAACTTTGTCCGATTCAACCATGACGATCACTTCACGCGAGACTTCTGCCATGACTTTGCTTAATCCCACCAACTCATTAAACGTAGTCGTGCCACGTTCAAGGTCAATGCCATCAGCACCAATAAACAGCTGGTCAAAATCGTAAGAGCGCAGTACTGATTCCGCGACTTTGCCCTGAAACGATTCGGAATGCGTATCCCAGGTTCCGCCAGTCATCAGCAGCGTCGGTTCACTTTCCAGTTCGTTGAGCGCGTTCGCCACATGCAAGGAGTTGGTCATCACCACCAGCCCACGTTTGTCGTTCAACTGCTCAATCAAAGCACCAGTCGTACTGCCGCTGTCGATCACAATTCGATTGTGGTCACGAATTAATTTTGCGGCGGCTTTGGCGAGTGATATCTTTCGAACCGAAACTTTTGAACTCATTTCGTCAGCGACCACTTCTTTCGGCAAAGCGATCGCACCGCCGTAGCGTCTTAACAGTAGCCCATTGGCTTCTAAAGAGGCCAGATCCTTTCGAATAGTGACTTCGGAGGTTTCAAACTGACTAGACAAAGCCTCGACACTGACCTCACCCTGTTCATTCACCAGATTGGCAATCGCATGGCGTCTCAGCTGTGTATTTCGTTTCGACATGGTTTATTTTTTATCAAGTTTCGAATCGAAACAAATTATAATCAAACCGAAACATTCGTGTCTATTTATTTTGATCCAAAAAATTAATATTTCGCGCTAAAACCTTGTCCTAAGACAAATCTTAGACAGTGATATTGCCGCCATTCAGTGGTAGAATTCACACCCGAAAAGAAAAAAAATTACAGAATGCGGCGTGATATTTTTGTAACTTTCGCCGTTTAAAGTGACTAAGTCACAGATTTCTGAAATTTCATCCCAAACAAATGGTC
It contains:
- a CDS encoding Tn7-like element transposition protein TnsE, with translation MNGSIQLKGFKDDTWINGIGNLYRKKGAIQWGINLSIHPKGDNGKDSTTLSNAPVLVRKRKINPTYDYYFKESSEKSFVISTTREWSVERICDCPARDRLAKSEAGEYCFVFSLADGTTVYLPQFELARMLFFKNGYLARTALEHDLLNIEYSPEYDEESDRTIINVLDSFSGNKELFSDYGFRRLFAWILMDPEARRSYDSIGAYQLNHGYDVGQYRRWSFRFDPPALEDARMRVKGYIDADSQTMLVHEIIGLRYIPMNVPERVVFYHPSFYTKVSGNGLGNGSGANRPPGHKVDDAAEGSRENKPVALEGYATEFEFDRAIETSKICEKKKLTGRGRKDDDEPGEASSDVSTEEQGPGGDLPSADWDNMNDQTDDAHLYLNKFASYFKMLELLEETHGCRIVIYKLRKLPVIGKCKKHVVEPDGEPRCMSVAHVTADTTGYYLLEVDTSDAAKALSTRVIRACAIRDIEPHLYEIEKQLLKASLSWPKEHLDKLVGADNHFWVPHQKSKQGGALTGEDIDKWTQRMSERLKS
- a CDS encoding TnsD family Tn7-like transposition protein, which codes for MLGFPLPYRDELLYSTIARHGIHSGTVSPKELLSEVFGDRKILATSDLPSHLKRIAALYPEEVGITPESLLYRNTLFPLYAPFVGEARRFALIRELTANGKSFVHLTTGAAASRIKQPMYLRYCHECIREQLSKHGECYWRRDWQVAGAESCSVHGSLVDSKIRRHDAHRHRFQAADLDVCPLVEQQPDEWQSDLLAQSIGELLNLEQRVTPEFSQWSRWYANLAADHSFNRGSLVRHELVREKVVGFWGAGWLSRYGLLSDNTETNWLRNIFRKHRKAFSYLEHLVVLHAFMEPGWKVAEVIDVVARLEPNEKTPAKELTGTGESELSKYRNRWLAAVKEHGTKRARLSGFGDIYAWLYRRDRQWLLEVNRSHKVPEPKHQTKVDWHRRDVETLKILISLRNESELRLDDPRRSRNWYLNRLEHKAGIEKHLDLLPLCSLFFDRHCENIFEYQIRRMTRTAIRITRNGEPLKRWQMLRWSGLSEERLTEQACRFLKEVLGI
- a CDS encoding AAA family ATPase, with protein sequence MPLPENFVDAIYTDPGVARYRGNPLIEALPPIMDLQDLKVKLSGKVDFDPKDCFEKGHLRTHQISALLDDFFQPLSIHKQLEEKISIMIRGGYVGRNIADGSLNTKMQEGYRRIQEGVASDFRFSQSNSTARSLSLIGCSGSGKSTTLNRILATYPEVIFHPKYNFIQLPYLRIECPSNGSLKSLCLNFFREVDRTIESNYEQRYAQKRLGTEVLLSMMGQVATQRAIGVLVIDEIQRLTLKRNVTKEQMLEFFVALVNVVGVPVVIAGTPKARPMFEMELQAGRRSAGFGSLFWEPMKPGPHVIDVKTGKPKRTEWRAFTDKLWQYQWLTKRDEILNEEIRDCWFDLSQGVLDIVVKLFVLAQMRAISTGLERITVKLLRTVYEQELKPVHPMLDALRSGNPKLIVKYSDLRMPTLDKRLLELQKLIEERQAEKQDESAFGSNEKARKLYMMLQAMGCESDLLKPLIENVFKQFPNLSMPELSKIVLEWYSEPPEPKKTKAETVKPSDWHTLSSDDWRFKFSQAEKDCLYDDLKPGRELFDVLGWLKKVG
- a CDS encoding DDE-type integrase/transposase/recombinase is translated as MFRINEVLKYGESRYRVLQRIGDCLVWIDIDDDSAFPELASTSELVDAIDQETLNRIDDPFRELAFESPEEGTTARTKRDTNFALIKPLLELPDFYEPKSRGAAINRILVEQGSTKQTLYRLARRYWQRGQTANALLPDYKNSGGKGKKRIAKDKKLGRPRKYTPGVGALIDESIERLFRIAIDRYLLKDKGHSFPYAHRRFVTLYRNYFPDTPEEELPSNWQMMHFYKREYGQVEVLKKRVSVNEYNKGIRPLHSTANTQVLGPGSRYEIDATIADIYLVSDSERGNIVGRPVVYMVIDVFSRMVVGFYIGFENPSYAAAMQALHMAVTDKTDYCRELGFDIEPEDWPSVGLPDAILADRGELLGHQIENLERNFAVRIENAAPYRGDAKGIVERNFKTIQATFTPFAPGFVTGNRVKKRGGKDYRLDARLTVKEFAQIILSSVLYHNQHAVLEKYDRDADMPTDLPMTPIHLWNWGLQHRTGRLHQQDPDAVHIALLPRLKATLSELGVCLFGLYYTSLEILQQGWTHRGRDVKRPTSLEAAYDPLVADRIYLFPEKGSNRYWVCNLADRSREFCGASFWDVWQLRDEQKKTTGKARIAAGSKKREHEEFVIEKIAQAEKKAPDTSWFTEAERIRAINDNKRAEKAKERADKARRPEPDDTSKPADVVHLSEQDPDLDYPDYIDELFGEDD
- a CDS encoding heteromeric transposase endonuclease subunit TnsA, which encodes MASKKKGFTEAQFAKWIKEGRGSGEHADYKPWLTVRDLPSLGRVHRVFGHKSRRTHHLLSDLELAAFLLLEWHSEVTQIREQFPLERDTTRRLAVEAGIKHSNMGGIDQYMSSDFLVDSTDEHEPVFVLQAKYASALGDARTVEKLEVERRYWAEKEYPWYLVTEREIPPVVFKNIQWFYPAQRDDEEGMELALQQIEFYAHHFEKNPNKTIIAICKELDAAYDLLLGESLYEVRKLLAKRYFTFDIFIPITKLKAKDLRVGDLGFIREVYLVSNQ
- a CDS encoding DUF5677 domain-containing protein; this translates as MEDILKSWAALASHFIGEHFDHCKPYMDVAYDGMHPLTRFVSAQLYISCQLSSTSALVLIKEGLEWDAEIINRSIIEGVTKYVYLLTGSTEERLEKAKEYWEILPDYTAAKRSSKVKKFFEEISEAKHNRPLNDLLLSDREVDELRNGTNKNERFNLEQKWSFSHIINEFSKSDSPGLRAFISLAHGYGMSSHLIHKDGDGVGMIWERCLRSEERQSAVKLGHCARTVLDVCSFAELRTIYLLKACNENPTFTDSLRKRYSALFDELENAYRSFESIEY
- the glmS gene encoding glutamine--fructose-6-phosphate transaminase (isomerizing); the encoded protein is MCGIVGAVAQRDVAEILVEGLRRLEYRGYDSAGVAVVDSECQLTRVRRLGKVQELADAVEAEHVAGGTGIAHTRWATHGEPSEINAHPHMSGDIAVVHNGIIENYEVLREQLRERGYVFESQTDTEVIAHLVEWELRTAGSLLEAVQKTVKQLEGAYGTVVVDRKDPSRLVVARSGSPIVIGFGVGENFLASDQLALLSVTRRFMYLEEGDVAEVTRREVKVFNTFGEAVEREIVESNAEHDAGDKGHYRHFMQKEIFEQPKALINTMEGRLTKDSVVTESIGVHAADILNKVEHVQIVACGTSYNAGMTARYWFEALAGVSCDVEIASEFRYRKFVTRPNSLLITLSQSGETADTLAALRLAKEKGYMAAMTICNVAGSSLVRESDFAFMTRAGTEIGVASTKAFTTQLSALLMLVTALGKQKQVIDKAQEKEIVEALHALPQQIETALACEKEIEAIAEDFAEKHHTLFLGRGEYFPIALEAALKLKEISYIHAEAYAAGELKHGPLALIDADMPVVVVAPSNDLLEKLKSNIEEVRARGGLLYVFADQAAGFEGDDTMKIVTMPHVSEITAPIYYTIPMQLLSYHVALIKGTDVDQPRNLAKAVTVE
- a CDS encoding DeoR/GlpR family DNA-binding transcription regulator yields the protein MSKRNTQLRRHAIANLVNEQGEVSVEALSSQFETSEVTIRKDLASLEANGLLLRRYGGAIALPKEVVADEMSSKVSVRKISLAKAAAKLIRDHNRIVIDSGSTTGALIEQLNDKRGLVVMTNSLHVANALNELESEPTLLMTGGTWDTHSESFQGKVAESVLRSYDFDQLFIGADGIDLERGTTTFNELVGLSKVMAEVSREVIVMVESDKVGRRIPNLELAWDNIDVLVTDKELPDEYAAQIESHQVRVIRA